From a single Bryobacter aggregatus MPL3 genomic region:
- the rseP gene encoding RIP metalloprotease RseP — protein MEFLNSLFWLLVLLGVMIIIHELGHYWAALICDVKVEQFSLGFGPRLFGFKIGETDFRFSAILFGGYVKMLGQDDMKVDDGTSVDPRSFMNKPRYQRLFIAAAGPAMNILLAVGLLAGLFMYQFPKVLNADGPAVVGHVEKASPAALAGVHEGDTIVEFDGKKNPTWEDVLVTELTGSGKNIAFSVKRNDQVLALHVTPKTDEKTQAGFIGWREQSEIRIKFILKGYDAEKVGLMPNDVVISVNNIPVRSLTKLVEIVKESGGKPVDVIYERDHIRNKVSVQPKYSESEKRWMIGIQLEPKFVVVALGPIEALEQSVKYNLRDATRIVDYLKGVVQMRLSPKQFEGPVGIARMAAAAAKEGAADFVSLMAMVSLNLAIFNLLPIPVLDGGMILVLLIEMIRRRDLSLQLKERVLQVGLAFLLMMVVFVLYNDISKAVMKS, from the coding sequence ATGGAATTTTTGAACAGCCTTTTCTGGTTGCTGGTTTTGCTTGGGGTGATGATCATCATCCACGAATTGGGGCATTACTGGGCGGCTCTTATTTGCGATGTCAAGGTGGAGCAGTTCTCGCTTGGCTTTGGACCCCGGCTGTTTGGCTTCAAGATCGGTGAGACTGATTTCCGTTTCTCCGCTATTCTCTTTGGCGGTTATGTCAAGATGCTGGGCCAGGACGATATGAAGGTCGATGATGGCACCAGCGTCGATCCCCGCAGTTTCATGAATAAGCCGCGCTACCAGCGGCTCTTTATTGCTGCTGCCGGGCCGGCCATGAATATTCTGCTTGCGGTTGGTTTGCTGGCGGGCCTCTTCATGTACCAGTTCCCCAAGGTGCTGAATGCGGATGGGCCTGCGGTGGTGGGGCATGTCGAGAAGGCTTCTCCGGCTGCGCTGGCGGGTGTGCATGAAGGCGATACGATCGTCGAGTTTGACGGCAAGAAGAACCCCACCTGGGAAGATGTGCTGGTGACCGAGTTGACCGGGTCCGGCAAGAATATTGCCTTCAGCGTTAAGCGCAATGACCAGGTGCTGGCTCTGCACGTCACCCCGAAAACCGATGAGAAGACGCAGGCGGGCTTTATCGGATGGCGCGAGCAAAGCGAGATCCGCATCAAGTTCATCCTGAAGGGCTATGACGCGGAGAAGGTGGGCCTGATGCCAAACGATGTGGTCATCAGCGTCAACAACATTCCGGTGCGCAGTCTGACGAAGCTGGTTGAGATTGTGAAGGAGAGCGGCGGCAAGCCGGTGGATGTGATCTACGAACGGGATCATATCCGCAACAAGGTGAGCGTACAGCCGAAGTACAGTGAATCGGAAAAGCGCTGGATGATCGGCATCCAACTCGAGCCGAAGTTCGTCGTGGTGGCTCTGGGGCCGATCGAGGCTCTGGAGCAGAGTGTGAAGTACAACCTGCGCGACGCGACGAGGATTGTCGATTACCTGAAGGGCGTCGTACAGATGCGCCTGTCACCGAAGCAGTTTGAAGGCCCGGTGGGCATTGCGCGGATGGCTGCGGCTGCGGCGAAGGAAGGAGCCGCAGACTTTGTCTCGCTCATGGCGATGGTGAGTCTGAACCTGGCCATCTTCAACCTGCTCCCCATTCCTGTGCTCGATGGCGGCATGATTCTGGTGTTGCTGATCGAGATGATCCGGCGGCGCGATCTGTCCTTACAGCTCAAGGAACGGGTGTTGCAGGTGGGCCTGGCTTTCCTGCTAATGATGGTGGTGTTTGTGCTCTACAACGACATCTCAAAAGCAGTCATGAAGAGCTAG
- a CDS encoding AtpZ/AtpI family protein, which translates to MGKAAAYMSLPFLLLAAIGGGYYAGEWLDQHFGTKYWNVAGLILGFGLGLYELMRQLKILERRNRD; encoded by the coding sequence ATGGGGAAAGCTGCCGCTTACATGAGTTTGCCGTTTCTGCTACTCGCCGCCATCGGCGGCGGCTATTACGCCGGCGAATGGCTCGATCAGCACTTCGGCACCAAGTACTGGAACGTGGCTGGACTGATTCTCGGCTTTGGCCTCGGCCTTTATGAACTCATGCGACAACTCAAAATTCTGGAGCGGCGGAACCGTGATTGA
- a CDS encoding dihydrodipicolinate synthase family protein — MTPPLKLNGIFPSIPTPFTHSGEIYAAKIRHNIEKWNLTTLAGYLVTCESPYLSESEKLFLWEEVARFTPSTKILIVDTGVESVRESIRLTNLAAALGYRCALIRTPALPHDALYYRAIADQAQIPLILESNASIETIAALSQHPNLIALLNQDSQQVSPLIERARPGFQILHSNALSLAPALRAGAIGGILSYASAAPFSCLTIAEAVQRREYEAAEDWQTRITQAATLVSTHDGIPALKYAMDFNGYYGGVPRLPLIPVSRAVQLKIETAFHGLRG; from the coding sequence ATGACGCCTCCACTCAAACTGAACGGCATCTTCCCGTCCATTCCTACCCCTTTCACCCACTCCGGCGAGATCTATGCGGCCAAGATCCGCCACAACATCGAAAAGTGGAATCTCACCACCCTGGCCGGCTACCTGGTCACCTGCGAATCTCCCTATCTCTCCGAATCGGAAAAGCTTTTTCTCTGGGAAGAAGTCGCCAGGTTCACGCCCTCCACTAAAATCCTCATCGTGGACACCGGCGTCGAAAGCGTGCGCGAAAGCATCCGCCTCACGAATCTGGCTGCGGCTCTGGGCTATCGCTGCGCGCTGATCCGCACCCCAGCGTTGCCCCACGATGCGCTCTACTACCGCGCCATTGCCGACCAGGCGCAGATCCCGCTGATTCTCGAAAGCAACGCTAGTATCGAGACGATTGCCGCACTCAGCCAACACCCGAATCTCATCGCGCTGCTAAACCAGGATTCTCAGCAAGTGAGCCCACTGATTGAGCGCGCACGGCCCGGCTTTCAGATTCTCCATAGCAACGCGCTGAGCCTTGCGCCCGCCCTGCGCGCTGGTGCTATTGGCGGCATTCTCAGCTACGCAAGCGCCGCGCCGTTCTCATGCCTCACCATTGCCGAAGCCGTGCAGCGCCGTGAGTACGAAGCTGCCGAGGATTGGCAAACACGCATCACCCAGGCGGCAACGCTAGTCTCCACCCACGACGGCATTCCCGCGCTCAAGTACGCCATGGACTTCAATGGCTACTATGGCGGCGTGCCCCGCCTTCCCCTGATTCCCGTTTCCCGCGCAGTACAACTCAAGATCGAAACCGCATTCCACGGCCTGAGAGGCTAA
- the dxr gene encoding 1-deoxy-D-xylulose-5-phosphate reductoisomerase gives MQMLTVLGSTGSIGVNTLDVVRRWKHRYGIYALVAGTNVSLLAGQIAEFEPKLAVVKDEETRQRLVAELKRLALPAGKWPQLEHGAAARVQAAIAPEVEFVLSAIVGVAGLEATFEAIRLGKRIGLANKEVLVSGGELVMAAVREFGSELLPVDSEHNGAHQCLRAGKRAEAVKLILTASGGPFRKTPKEEFARVTPAQALNHPTWKMGPRITIDSATLMNKGFEVIEACWLFDFTADEVEVVVHPQSKVHAMVEFNDGSVITQVCATDMRMPIQYALTYPERADAPVPKLRWDETHSWEFHPPDWEKFPLLGLAYQAIRAGGSAGCTLNAADEIAVEAFLEEQIPFPYVSDIVAETLDRMGVSHPQSIGELLDVDLRSRRMARELVAERAVRA, from the coding sequence ATGCAGATGTTGACGGTATTGGGATCGACGGGATCAATTGGGGTAAATACATTGGATGTCGTCCGGCGGTGGAAGCACCGCTACGGCATTTATGCCTTGGTGGCGGGGACAAATGTGTCGCTTCTGGCCGGGCAGATTGCCGAGTTTGAACCGAAGCTGGCCGTAGTAAAGGACGAAGAAACACGGCAGCGTCTGGTTGCAGAACTCAAACGCCTTGCCTTGCCTGCGGGAAAGTGGCCGCAACTGGAACACGGTGCAGCGGCCCGTGTGCAGGCGGCGATTGCGCCGGAAGTGGAGTTTGTCCTATCGGCGATTGTTGGGGTGGCGGGATTGGAAGCCACCTTTGAGGCGATCCGGCTGGGGAAGCGCATCGGATTGGCGAATAAGGAAGTTCTCGTCTCGGGCGGAGAACTGGTGATGGCGGCGGTGCGGGAGTTCGGGTCGGAGTTGCTGCCAGTCGATAGCGAGCATAATGGCGCGCACCAGTGTCTCAGGGCGGGGAAGCGTGCCGAGGCCGTCAAGCTGATTCTGACTGCCTCAGGCGGGCCTTTCCGGAAGACACCGAAGGAAGAATTCGCGCGTGTCACGCCGGCCCAGGCCCTAAATCATCCCACCTGGAAGATGGGGCCGCGCATCACGATTGATTCGGCGACGCTCATGAACAAGGGCTTTGAGGTGATCGAAGCCTGTTGGCTGTTTGATTTTACGGCCGATGAGGTAGAAGTGGTGGTGCATCCGCAATCAAAGGTCCATGCCATGGTGGAGTTCAACGATGGCAGTGTGATCACGCAAGTTTGTGCGACGGATATGCGGATGCCGATCCAGTATGCGCTGACCTATCCCGAACGGGCCGATGCCCCGGTGCCGAAGCTCCGATGGGACGAAACGCACAGTTGGGAATTCCATCCGCCGGATTGGGAGAAGTTTCCGCTGCTTGGGTTGGCCTACCAGGCGATTCGCGCCGGGGGGAGTGCCGGGTGTACTTTGAATGCTGCCGATGAGATCGCGGTGGAAGCCTTTTTGGAGGAACAGATCCCTTTTCCTTACGTCTCAGATATTGTGGCGGAGACGCTGGACCGGATGGGCGTGAGTCATCCGCAGTCGATTGGCGAGTTGTTGGATGTGGATTTGCGCAGCCGGCGTATGGCACGCGAGCTAGTGGCGGAACGGGCAGTGCGGGCCTGA
- a CDS encoding ATP synthase F0 subunit C — protein sequence MRNKAMMILFLLAFAAPIFAQGTAQSAVGEHGLLLPAFAMAIAAGLCGRAQGQAIASAAEGIARNPGAAGKIQTLLLIGLAFIESLALFTFVKVG from the coding sequence ATGCGTAACAAAGCAATGATGATTCTGTTCCTCCTCGCCTTCGCCGCTCCGATCTTCGCCCAGGGCACCGCCCAGTCGGCTGTCGGAGAGCACGGCCTTCTTCTTCCTGCCTTCGCCATGGCGATCGCTGCCGGTCTTTGCGGCCGCGCCCAGGGCCAGGCCATCGCCAGCGCTGCTGAGGGCATCGCTCGCAACCCCGGCGCAGCCGGCAAGATCCAGACCCTGCTCCTCATCGGTCTGGCCTTCATCGAGTCGCTCGCCCTCTTCACCTTCGTGAAGGTTGGCTAG
- a CDS encoding alkaline phosphatase family protein, with product MRWIGCLLFAASLFAERPSRVLIIGIDGLSVKGLELAEIPNLKALMARGAFTLRGRGVMPTVSSPNWASLLSGAGPEQHGVTSNEWQRDKHEIDPVCVGSDQIFPTLFGVIHEAKPKLHLAAIYDWKDFGRLIEPSAPRHLAHVLHSKETTDAAIAYWNEQKPDLLFVHLDDVDHAGHGKGWEGEHYLAELHRVDALVGRLAAAAGPKSLVVLVADHGGTGTKHGNLRMNELQIPMIFAGPGVKAGELPAGVNNFDLAPTLTPLFGVKPHACWVGKPLIRWR from the coding sequence ATGCGCTGGATTGGCTGTTTGCTTTTTGCTGCTTCGCTGTTTGCGGAGCGGCCAAGTCGTGTTTTGATCATAGGAATCGACGGCTTGTCGGTGAAAGGGCTGGAGCTGGCTGAGATTCCGAATCTCAAAGCGCTGATGGCGCGCGGAGCCTTCACTTTACGGGGCAGGGGCGTGATGCCGACCGTATCCTCTCCGAACTGGGCGAGTCTGTTGTCCGGTGCGGGACCGGAACAGCATGGTGTCACCTCCAATGAGTGGCAGCGCGACAAGCATGAGATTGATCCGGTCTGCGTGGGAAGCGATCAGATCTTTCCGACGCTCTTCGGGGTAATTCACGAAGCGAAGCCAAAGCTCCACTTGGCGGCAATCTATGACTGGAAGGATTTTGGCCGCTTGATCGAACCCTCCGCCCCCCGCCATCTGGCGCATGTGCTTCATAGCAAAGAGACAACGGACGCCGCGATCGCCTATTGGAACGAGCAGAAGCCGGATCTGTTGTTTGTGCATCTGGACGATGTCGACCATGCGGGGCATGGCAAGGGTTGGGAGGGCGAACACTATCTGGCCGAACTGCACCGGGTGGATGCGCTGGTGGGGCGTCTGGCGGCTGCAGCGGGTCCTAAATCGCTCGTTGTACTCGTGGCGGATCACGGTGGCACAGGGACCAAGCATGGCAATCTGCGGATGAATGAGCTGCAGATTCCAATGATCTTTGCCGGGCCTGGGGTGAAGGCCGGCGAACTCCCGGCAGGTGTCAATAACTTCGACCTCGCTCCAACTCTGACTCCTCTATTTGGTGTGAAGCCGCACGCCTGCTGGGTGGGGAAGCCGCTGATTCGGTGGCGATGA
- a CDS encoding YceH family protein yields the protein MSFQLNPVEQRVLGALIEKEMATPEYYPLSLNALVNACNQKNNREPVMQLAEADVLNAIEVMRHQNLAFEHSGREHRVPKYSEGIGQKLNLGNKDLAILCVLLCRGPQTPGELRGHTNSLYAFEDLDAVLSALSRLAHREEPLVKELPRAPGTKEARWAHLLGDVIPEVAEAPAAPRSAPSNSRIDELEERVRALEAFAEQLKSQLGL from the coding sequence ATGTCATTTCAACTGAACCCTGTCGAACAACGAGTCCTCGGAGCGCTGATCGAAAAAGAGATGGCGACTCCGGAATACTATCCGCTCAGTCTCAATGCGCTGGTCAACGCCTGCAATCAGAAAAACAATCGCGAGCCGGTGATGCAACTGGCCGAAGCCGACGTGCTGAACGCGATCGAGGTCATGCGCCACCAGAACCTCGCCTTTGAACATTCCGGACGCGAGCATCGTGTGCCGAAGTATTCCGAAGGGATCGGGCAGAAGCTGAACCTGGGCAATAAGGATCTGGCGATTCTGTGCGTGCTGCTCTGCCGCGGCCCACAAACCCCCGGAGAACTACGCGGCCATACCAACAGCCTCTATGCCTTTGAAGATCTCGATGCCGTGCTGTCGGCGCTCTCGCGCCTCGCCCATCGGGAAGAGCCGTTGGTGAAGGAATTGCCGCGCGCCCCAGGCACCAAGGAAGCTCGCTGGGCCCATCTCCTCGGGGACGTCATCCCTGAAGTGGCAGAAGCTCCTGCGGCGCCCCGGAGCGCTCCCTCAAATAGCCGGATTGACGAACTCGAAGAGCGCGTCCGCGCGCTCGAAGCATTTGCCGAGCAGTTGAAATCGCAACTGGGCCTCTAG
- a CDS encoding ATP synthase subunit I → MIEYRSKSNRILRCALILMAIGTAVFLIWRGQQSGLAFVASATVSLASLYMLARGIDILSSGRKTWLKGFGFVIRFAVYAVALSAILKVYPKQPLEVFFGIFLSVLAIGFEALIESYKNART, encoded by the coding sequence GTGATTGAATATCGAAGCAAATCGAACCGGATCCTGCGTTGCGCGCTCATCCTGATGGCCATCGGCACGGCTGTCTTTCTGATCTGGCGCGGCCAGCAGAGCGGACTCGCCTTTGTCGCATCCGCCACCGTGAGCCTCGCCAGCCTCTACATGCTGGCTCGCGGCATCGACATCCTGTCGTCGGGACGCAAAACCTGGCTGAAGGGTTTCGGCTTCGTCATCCGCTTCGCTGTATATGCGGTTGCCCTGTCTGCTATTCTTAAGGTTTATCCGAAGCAGCCGCTGGAAGTGTTTTTCGGCATCTTCCTCTCGGTTCTCGCCATCGGATTCGAAGCCCTCATCGAGTCTTACAAGAATGCACGAACATGA
- a CDS encoding aldose 1-epimerase, with amino-acid sequence MVRLTEVESGSEVAVSPAFGANSYDYHVNGKRVFWTTPNASLGELIAKQRMGGNPLLSPWANRIEGLSYEANGKKYHLNPDLGNLRLDQNKNPIHGLVTFTKLWQVREVSAQKDHALVRLSLDCSKQPDWLAQFPFPHRLEITYKLVANSLEVITSVENLATEPMPLAIGYHPYFQLSDAPRDEWQVTIPAKDLLVLSPKLIPTGERKPNPYAAGMKLAGVVLDDVFGGLEERATFRVKGKTQTIDVVYGKDYTIGVVYAPAGQGFICFEPMTAPTNAFNTPGAAKTIAPGMTWRESYWIQTSGF; translated from the coding sequence GTGGTGCGGCTTACTGAGGTGGAGAGTGGGAGTGAAGTGGCTGTATCGCCCGCTTTCGGCGCTAACTCCTACGACTACCATGTCAACGGCAAGAGAGTCTTTTGGACAACGCCGAACGCTTCTCTCGGGGAGTTGATCGCCAAGCAGCGGATGGGGGGCAACCCGTTGCTCTCTCCTTGGGCGAATCGGATCGAAGGGCTGAGCTACGAGGCCAACGGGAAGAAGTATCATCTGAATCCGGATCTTGGGAATCTTCGCCTGGACCAGAACAAGAATCCGATCCACGGACTGGTGACCTTCACCAAGCTCTGGCAGGTGCGCGAGGTTTCGGCACAGAAGGATCACGCGCTGGTGCGGCTGAGTCTCGATTGCTCGAAGCAACCGGATTGGCTTGCGCAGTTCCCGTTTCCGCATCGCCTTGAGATCACCTACAAGCTCGTTGCGAATTCGCTCGAAGTGATCACGTCGGTGGAGAATCTGGCGACTGAGCCGATGCCGCTGGCGATTGGGTATCATCCCTACTTCCAACTGAGCGATGCACCCCGTGACGAGTGGCAGGTGACGATTCCGGCGAAGGATCTGCTGGTTCTTTCGCCGAAATTGATTCCGACTGGAGAGAGAAAGCCCAACCCCTATGCTGCCGGAATGAAGCTGGCGGGAGTGGTTCTCGATGATGTGTTTGGGGGGCTGGAAGAAAGGGCGACCTTCCGTGTGAAGGGCAAGACTCAGACGATCGATGTCGTCTATGGGAAGGACTACACGATTGGGGTGGTCTATGCTCCGGCTGGCCAGGGTTTTATCTGTTTCGAGCCGATGACGGCTCCGACCAATGCGTTCAACACTCCGGGCGCCGCTAAAACAATCGCGCCAGGGATGACCTGGCGCGAGAGCTATTGGATTCAAACTTCGGGCTTCTAA
- a CDS encoding NAD(P)-dependent oxidoreductase, which produces MTDLQKTPTPEYNRRTMANLGFLGLGIMGHHMARHLMEAGHKVALWSHSPAKAEKLAAEKGGIFCKTPAEVAAHADCIFYCVGDSEMSRELCLGKDGLIEGAKPGTVIVDASTVSPSESRKIGEALAAKGIHFLDAPCTGSRPGAESGNLTFMVGGDKEVFERVKPYFEPMGKKLFYCGGPGLGLQAKLTQNLVLSNLLNAFNEGLVLSTKAGVDPNLMLEVLDNSAAKSGLISFKAPYVFRRDFTTNFSVKWMHKDIGLMLESGAELDVPLPLTALTRQMFQAAISKGDGESDICSTIKVLEDIAGVEVKSKGE; this is translated from the coding sequence CTGACAGATCTCCAAAAAACGCCCACGCCAGAATACAATCGAAGGACTATGGCGAATCTTGGATTTCTTGGCCTCGGCATCATGGGGCATCACATGGCCCGGCACCTGATGGAAGCGGGCCACAAAGTAGCTCTCTGGTCCCACTCTCCTGCAAAGGCGGAAAAGCTGGCAGCGGAAAAAGGCGGCATCTTCTGCAAGACGCCGGCTGAAGTGGCAGCGCATGCAGACTGTATTTTCTATTGCGTCGGCGACTCCGAGATGAGCCGGGAGCTTTGCCTTGGGAAAGATGGTCTGATCGAAGGCGCAAAGCCCGGTACGGTGATCGTCGATGCTTCCACCGTATCTCCCTCAGAGTCGCGGAAGATTGGCGAGGCGCTGGCCGCCAAGGGAATCCATTTCCTTGACGCTCCCTGCACGGGGTCGCGGCCCGGAGCGGAATCGGGCAATCTCACCTTTATGGTGGGTGGCGACAAGGAAGTTTTCGAGCGCGTCAAGCCGTATTTTGAACCGATGGGGAAGAAGCTGTTCTACTGTGGCGGGCCCGGTCTTGGATTGCAGGCAAAACTGACGCAGAATCTCGTCCTCTCCAATCTCCTGAACGCTTTCAATGAGGGCCTCGTCCTTTCGACCAAAGCCGGCGTTGACCCAAATCTGATGCTCGAAGTACTCGATAACTCGGCGGCGAAGTCCGGGTTGATCTCCTTCAAGGCTCCCTATGTCTTTCGGCGCGATTTCACCACTAACTTCTCCGTAAAGTGGATGCACAAGGATATTGGGCTGATGCTGGAGTCCGGGGCGGAGCTCGATGTGCCTCTTCCGCTCACTGCGCTCACTCGCCAGATGTTCCAGGCGGCCATCAGCAAGGGCGATGGAGAATCCGATATCTGCTCTACAATCAAGGTCTTAGAGGATATTGCGGGCGTCGAAGTCAAGTCCAAGGGTGAGTGA
- the atpB gene encoding F0F1 ATP synthase subunit A, with protein sequence MHEHELWFTALLNQYLAGPANALIGLFGQHAHDHDKPWTNYNAMLVFVVLFLLVLPWIVRMGLSLARPGYLQQTFELLVTFIKGQAEEVIGHDGPKYANWFLTCFVFILFANLLGVIPTFESPTMNAAVPLGIAIATFIYYNAMGVKEQGAVGHLKHFMGPVWWLAPFMFAIEIISHLIRPVSLTIRLFANMLAGEQVTVSFSQLIPIGVPAALMGLHTFVSFLQAFIFTILTMAYVGMAVAHDEH encoded by the coding sequence ATGCACGAACATGAACTGTGGTTCACTGCGCTGTTGAACCAATACCTCGCTGGCCCCGCCAATGCCCTCATTGGACTATTTGGTCAGCACGCCCACGATCACGACAAGCCCTGGACCAATTACAATGCCATGCTCGTCTTCGTCGTGCTTTTCCTGCTGGTTCTCCCCTGGATTGTCCGCATGGGTTTGAGTCTGGCTCGCCCCGGCTATCTCCAGCAAACCTTTGAACTCCTCGTCACCTTCATCAAGGGTCAGGCCGAAGAAGTCATCGGCCACGACGGCCCGAAGTACGCCAACTGGTTCCTCACCTGCTTCGTCTTCATCCTCTTTGCCAATCTCCTCGGCGTCATCCCCACCTTTGAAAGCCCCACGATGAACGCAGCCGTGCCGCTCGGTATTGCCATTGCCACCTTCATCTACTACAACGCCATGGGCGTCAAGGAGCAAGGCGCCGTCGGTCACTTGAAGCACTTCATGGGCCCGGTCTGGTGGCTGGCTCCCTTCATGTTTGCGATCGAAATCATTTCGCACCTCATCCGTCCGGTCAGCTTGACCATCCGTTTGTTTGCCAACATGCTGGCAGGCGAGCAGGTGACGGTCAGCTTCTCGCAACTGATTCCGATCGGTGTCCCGGCAGCCCTGATGGGCTTGCATACCTTCGTGAGCTTCCTCCAGGCCTTTATCTTTACGATCCTGACCATGGCCTATGTCGGTATGGCTGTCGCTCACGACGAGCACTAA
- a CDS encoding OmpH family outer membrane protein, translating to MSFSLKNLMAGAIALGLTIIPALAQSKVGTINIQQAIISTKDGQKAAAELQNRFDPKRKEIEKNQAALQSKQQQLQKMGTVGSEDAKRKLSADIEADTKRLQRDTEDAQAEWDQEQQKTLNELGGRIMQVINKYATDNGYSMILDISSQQTPVIWASNTVDITNEVIKLYDSNAPSTVTTPKPAAAAPATTPAKTPAAPAKK from the coding sequence ATGAGCTTTTCCTTGAAGAATTTGATGGCCGGCGCCATTGCGCTTGGTCTTACCATCATCCCGGCGCTGGCACAGAGTAAGGTCGGCACGATCAACATCCAGCAGGCGATCATCTCCACCAAGGACGGCCAGAAGGCAGCAGCTGAGCTGCAGAACCGCTTCGACCCCAAGCGCAAGGAAATCGAAAAGAACCAGGCCGCTCTCCAGTCCAAGCAGCAACAATTGCAGAAGATGGGAACCGTGGGCAGTGAGGATGCCAAGCGCAAGCTCAGCGCCGACATTGAGGCCGATACCAAGCGCCTGCAGCGCGACACCGAAGACGCGCAAGCCGAGTGGGATCAGGAACAGCAAAAGACGCTCAACGAACTCGGTGGGCGCATCATGCAGGTAATCAACAAGTACGCCACCGACAACGGCTACTCAATGATTCTCGACATCAGCTCGCAGCAGACGCCCGTCATCTGGGCTTCGAATACGGTCGACATCACCAACGAAGTGATCAAGCTCTATGACTCGAACGCTCCGTCGACAGTCACCACGCCGAAGCCGGCCGCAGCAGCTCCCGCCACCACCCCGGCGAAGACTCCGGCAGCCCCCGCCAAGAAGTAG
- a CDS encoding GMC family oxidoreductase, with the protein MAFQATQNERYDAIVVGSGATGGWAAKKLTENGMRVALLEAGANVSKRDYSEHTMPWQLPYLGMSPKVLKDRPIQGTCYACTEYNSKWFVNDLENPYTQEKPFKWIRMRVVGGRSLSWGRQSYRMGDIDFKAASRDGYGEDWPIQYSDLVPYYEEVEKYVGISGLAEGLEQLPDSIFQPAMQFTCTEQHLRDQVKAKMGRVVTMGRTAILTKPLNGRQACHYCGPCERGCTTNSYFSSPFTTIADALKTGRLTMITDAVAARILMGDNGKADGIEYIDRLTREAKKVRAKVMVLCASTLESTRLLLNSDLCNSSDMLGRNLMDHIYQGGASGLMPMFEAKPWAGAPRRPTGIYVPRFRNVKEKMTNGFIRGYGYQGGSTPAFSFNAPGFGKAYKDGVRNGFYNMSLGLWGECLARPENRVQLEKSKPDAWGVPTLKINAEWGDNEKKLWEDGRVQAAEMLEAAGAQNVQKTGTYSVPGFCIHEIGTARMSNDRKKGVLNKYCQTHDVENIFVTDGAAWVSSGCQNPTLTMMAITVRACDYITREYAKRMV; encoded by the coding sequence ATGGCATTTCAGGCAACGCAAAACGAACGCTACGACGCGATCGTTGTCGGCAGTGGCGCCACAGGCGGCTGGGCGGCGAAGAAGCTTACAGAAAACGGGATGCGCGTCGCGTTGCTCGAAGCGGGCGCCAACGTCTCGAAGAGGGATTACAGCGAGCACACGATGCCATGGCAACTGCCTTATCTTGGCATGTCGCCGAAAGTGCTGAAGGATCGTCCGATCCAGGGCACCTGTTATGCCTGCACCGAATACAACAGCAAATGGTTCGTCAATGACCTTGAGAACCCCTATACGCAGGAGAAACCCTTCAAGTGGATTCGCATGCGCGTGGTCGGTGGGCGCAGCTTGAGCTGGGGGCGGCAAAGCTATCGCATGGGCGATATCGATTTCAAAGCCGCCTCGCGCGATGGCTATGGCGAAGACTGGCCGATCCAGTATTCCGACCTGGTGCCTTACTACGAAGAGGTTGAGAAGTATGTCGGCATCTCGGGACTCGCTGAGGGCCTTGAGCAATTGCCGGATTCGATCTTCCAACCGGCGATGCAGTTCACTTGTACGGAACAGCATCTGCGTGACCAGGTGAAGGCAAAGATGGGCCGTGTGGTGACGATGGGGCGCACCGCGATTCTGACCAAGCCATTGAATGGGCGGCAGGCCTGTCATTATTGCGGTCCGTGCGAACGTGGCTGCACGACAAACAGCTATTTCTCATCGCCGTTTACGACCATCGCCGATGCGTTGAAGACCGGGCGGCTGACGATGATCACCGACGCGGTTGCGGCTCGGATTCTAATGGGCGACAACGGCAAGGCGGACGGCATTGAATACATCGATCGCCTGACCCGCGAGGCAAAGAAGGTGCGCGCCAAGGTGATGGTGCTGTGTGCCTCGACCCTAGAATCGACGCGCCTGTTGCTGAATTCTGACCTGTGCAATTCCTCCGACATGCTGGGCCGCAATCTGATGGATCACATCTACCAGGGCGGGGCATCGGGTCTGATGCCGATGTTTGAGGCGAAGCCCTGGGCTGGCGCTCCCCGCCGTCCGACGGGCATCTATGTGCCGCGCTTCCGCAATGTAAAAGAGAAGATGACGAATGGCTTCATTCGAGGCTATGGGTATCAGGGCGGCTCGACGCCTGCGTTCAGTTTCAATGCGCCGGGCTTTGGTAAGGCGTACAAGGACGGAGTGCGCAATGGCTTCTACAATATGTCGCTCGGGCTTTGGGGCGAGTGCCTGGCGCGTCCGGAGAACCGGGTGCAACTCGAAAAGAGTAAGCCCGATGCCTGGGGAGTGCCGACGCTGAAGATCAATGCGGAGTGGGGCGATAACGAGAAGAAGCTCTGGGAAGATGGCCGCGTGCAGGCGGCGGAAATGCTCGAGGCCGCCGGTGCGCAGAACGTGCAAAAGACCGGCACTTACAGCGTTCCGGGCTTCTGCATTCATGAGATCGGAACCGCGCGCATGAGCAATGACCGCAAGAAGGGCGTGCTGAACAAGTACTGCCAGACGCACGATGTCGAGAACATCTTTGTCACTGATGGCGCGGCCTGGGTGAGCTCTGGTTGCCAGAACCCGACCCTGACGATGATGGCGATCACAGTGCGGGCTTGCGACTACATCACGCGCGAGTATGCCAAGCGGATGGTCTAA